The following are encoded together in the Malaya genurostris strain Urasoe2022 chromosome 3, Malgen_1.1, whole genome shotgun sequence genome:
- the LOC131436642 gene encoding phospholipase D2 isoform X1, whose amino-acid sequence MDPNFKRRTVHRSISLLLKDIDEMSLTEVGTSNPTVNIEDNGTTSTVPMDDVDLTVDNSLACYSLAEEYDENLGFSDSITIVSMGGEGPVLVQRKEGDAESYTPESEIPYSCVHNPPVKFNSMHRNIFVPGMEINVEITDYDRSLTAHILNPNLYTIKFTHGPFTWTIKKRYNHFRNLHQQLTTFRASLNIPFPTKSHRERRSSFRNMHNVHQCTASPIMQMKLEKPNKKRKRSALPRFPLKPDSLVSFDTIPERKKQLEEYLYNLLNISLYRNHQDTINFLEVSHISFIAALGEKGKECLLKKRTGSTRAGQAGFNCCGCLTAGCCVRCSHFCSDVVWSKWRNRWFFVKETCFGYFRPKDGVLRSVVLFDQGFDISSGMYSTGMRNGLQIATNSRYLVIKHPTRRTAKEWMAYMKRVANDSARDFTLPNPHQSFAPSRPGMQAGWFVDGASYMSAVADALEGATEEIFITDWMLSPEIHMKRPALDGDYWRLDKILKRKAEQGIRIFVLLFKELDFALGINSYYSKQKLVEQHENIKVLRHPDHARAGILFWAHHEKLVIVDQTYAFVGGIDLCYGRWDDYKHRLTDLGSISSSNCSTANNTTVRKPSTVVELDGGGAVSNLMRASKNIAEATALDTVDRALPVLEPGNKLLIAAAQKLSQAPKSESEEIPENIKKDTPEMERKNIMGKIKDMGRDLKNMIILNENEGDQGLGAKSSSSSPGYLSEEEIQLRNNSTVESPQNANDKNQSGVTSPAPFQSKIVFELDGQAKLWIGKDYINFIVKDFSNLDMPYVDLVDRSTTVRMPWHDVATVVLGQAARDVSRHFIERWNAVKLEKCRENNQYPYLLPKSYNDIRVDSRFLDVQLHHVTCQVLRSASSWNCGFIEQDCVEQSIHEAYVQTISKAQHYIYIENQFFISLELGNPTVKNQIAEYLFKRIMRAYREKKVFRVYVVMPLLPGFEGDVGGASGISLRAITHWNYASICRGKNSILSRLYSAGIRNPFEYISFHSLRTHSSLNGVPVTELIYVHSKLLIADDRVVICGSANINDRSLLGKRDSEVCVMITDESFEEGHMNGDSYPCGVYAGKLRKYLFKEHLGLLENNTNRSPVDLSDPVIDSFWNGIWRWTSRKNTRLFDEIFRCIPSDNVQSFVMLKKFLEEKSLALTDPEGTQKALQRIEGNLVDLPLKFLCNEVLTPPGTSKEGIMPTYMWT is encoded by the exons ATGGATCCAAACTTCAAACGGAGGACCGTTCACCGGAGCATATCGTTACTGCTCAAAGATATCG ACGAAATGTCCCTCACAGAAGTAGGGACGTCGAATCCGACAGTCAACATCGAGGACAATGGCACGACCAGCACCGTTCCTATGGACGATGTAGATCTTACCGTCGACAATAGTTTGGCCTGCTACTCCCTAGCCGAAGAGTATGACGAGAATCTGGGCTTCTCGGATTCGATCACCATCGTATCGATGGGTGGCGAAGGTCCCGTTCTGGTTCAGCGCAAGGAAGGCGACGCGGAGAGTTACACACCAGAATCGGAAATTCCGTACTCGTGTGTCCACAATCCACCAGTAAAATTTAACTCAATGCACAGGAACATATTCGTCCCGGGGATGGAAATCAATGTGGAAATCACAGATTACGATCGCAGTTTGACGGCGCATATTTTGAATCCCAATCT GTACACAATCAAATTCACTCACGGACCATTTACGTGGACTATAAAAAAACGCTACAACCATTTCCGCAACCTACACCAACAGCTGACGACGTTTCGAGCATCGCTGAACATACCATTTCCCACCAAAAGTCACAGGGAGCGACGATCGAGCTTCAGAAATATGCACAATGTACATCAATGCACTGCTTCG CCAATAATGCAAATGAAGCTAGAAAAGCCAAATAAAAAGCGAAAGAGAAGTGCTCTCCCGCGATTTCCTTTGAAACCTGACTCTCTAGTGTCGTTCGATACCATTCCAGAACGTAAGAAGCAGCTGGAAGAATATCTCTATAATTTACTTAACATTTCACTATACCGAAACCACCAGGACACG ATCAATTTCCTCGAGGTGTCCCACATATCCTTCATTGCAGCTCTAGGTGAGAAGGGAAAGGAATGCTTACTAAAGAAACGAACTGGGTCCACCCGGGCTGGTCAGGCCGGGTTCAATTGCTGCGGTTGCTTAACGGCCGGATGTTGCGTGCGTTGCAGTCACTTTTGTTCGGACGTAGTCTGGAGTAAATGGCGAAATCGGTGGTTCTtcgtgaaggaaacttgtttcgggTACTTTCGTCCGAAGGACGGTGTGCTTCGTTCCGTGGTGCTTTTTGATCAGGGATTTGACATTTCCTCCGGAATGTACAGCACCGGGATGCGTAATGGACTGCAAATTGCGACTAATTCGAGGTATTTGGTGATCAAACATCCAACCCGGCGGACGGCAAAGGAATGGATGGCTTACATGAAACGGGTCGCGAATGATTCCGCAAGAGATTTCACTTTACCCAACCCGCACCAATCATTTGCACCGAGCCGACCGGGCATGCAGGCTGGCTGGTTTGTGGATGGTGCTAGCTACATGAGTGCCGTGGCGGATGCACTCGAAGGAGCCACGGAGGAGATTTTCATTACCGACTGGATGCTGAGTCCGGAGATTCATATGAAACGACCTGCCCTGGATGGGGATTATTGGCGCTTGGATAAGATTTTAAAGCGTAAGGCA GAACAAGGAATTAGGATTTTCGTTCTGCTTTTCAAAGAACTCGATTTCGCTCTAGGGATCAATAGCTACTATAGCAAGCAAAAACTAGTGGAGCAACATGAAAACATCAAG GTCCTCCGTCATCCCGATCATGCTCGAGCAGGCATCCTGTTTTGGGCACACCACGAAAAGCTGGTGATAGTGGATCAAACGTATGCTTTTGTGGGTGGCATTGATCTTTGCTACGGTCGCTGGGACGATTATAAACATCGGTTAACCGATTTGGGAAGCATTTCTAGTAGCAATTGCAGTACGGCAAATAACACCACCGTGCGGAAGCCATCGACTGTTGTCGAGCTGGATGGAGGAGGTGCGGTGTCTAATTTGATGAGAGCATCGAAGAACATTGCCGAAGCAACGGCTTTAGATACTGTTGACCGGGCTCTTCCGGTGTTGGAACCCGGTAACAAGCTGCTGATAGCGGCAGCACAGAAGCTATCTCAAGCGCCAAAGAGTGAAAGTGAGGAGATTCCTGAGAACATTAAGAAGGACACACCAGAAATGGAGAGGAAAAATATCATGGGGAAAATAAAGGACATGGGCCGAGATCTGAAGAATATGATAATATTAAACGAAAACGAAGGTGACCAGGGATTGGGAGCAAAGAGCAGCTCCAGTAGTCCGGGATATTTGTCTGAAGAAGAAATTCAACTAAGAAATAATTCAACGGTTGAATCCCCTCAAAACGCGAACGACAAAAACCAGAGCGGTGTAACGAGCCCTGCTCCATTTCAGagcaaaattgtttttgaacttgATGGTCAGGCCAAACTTTGGATTGGAAAGGACTATATTAATTTCATCGTGaaagatttctccaacttggatATGCCATATGTAG ATCTTGTTGACCGTTCAACTACTGTCCGTATGCCCTGGCACGATGTGGCTACCGTCGTTTTAGGTCAGGCTGCCCGTGATGTTTCTCGGCATTTTATTGAACGATGGAACGCAGTGAAGTTGGAGAAATGTCGAGAGAATAATCAGTATCCATATCTCTTGCCAAAAAGCTACAATGACATTCGGGTAGACAGTCGTTTTCTGGATGTCCAGCTACATCACGTAACTTGTCAAGTATTACGATCTGCTTCCAGCTGGAACTGCGGTTTCATTGAGCAGGATTGCGTTGAGCAAAGTATTCACGAGGCGTATGTGCAAACCATTTCAAAAGCGCAGCATTACATTTACATTGAAAATCAGTTCTTCATTAGTTTGGAGCTGGGTAATCCAACTGTGAAGAACCAGATCGCAGAATATTTATTTAAGAGGATAATGAGAGCGTACCGTGAGAAAAAGGTGTTCAGAGTGTACGTGGTTATGCCGCTTCTTCCAGGTTTCGAGGGAGATGTCGGGGGTGCCAGTGGAATCTCGTTACGGGCCATAACTCACTGGAACTATGCCTCCATATGCAG AGGAAAGAACTCGATACTGTCTCGACTGTACTCAGCCGGCATCAGGAACCCTTTCGAATATATTTCTTTCCATAGTTTACGAACACATTCATCGCTGAACGGTGTTCCAGTAACTGAATTGATTTACGTTCACTCTAAACTGCTGATAGCCGATGATCGAGTAGTTATTTGTGGATCGGCCAACATCAACGACCGGTCTCTGCTAGGAAAGAGAGATTCAGAAGTGTGCGTCATGATTACT GATGAAAGCTTCGAGGAAGGTCATATGAATGGCGATTCTTACCCGTGCGGAGTTTACGCTGGGAAATTGCGTAAATACTTATTCAAAGAACACTTAGGTCTGCTAGAAAACAATACCAACCGAAGTCCGGTTGATTTGTCCGATCCGGTGATTGATTCGTTCTGGAATGGAATTTGGCGATGGACTTCCCGAAAAAATACACGCCTATTCGATGAAATCTTCCGCTGTATACCGTCCGATAATGTGCAATCATTTGTTATGTTGAAAAAGTTTCTTGAAGAAAAGAGCCTAGCTCTAACGGATCCGGAGGGGACACAGAAGGCATTGCAGAGGATCGAAGGGAATTTGGTGGACTTACCGCTGAAATTTTTGTGCAATGAAGTACTGACACCGCCGGGGACAAGTAAGGAAGGTATTATGCCAACATACATGTGGACTTGA
- the LOC131436642 gene encoding phospholipase D2 isoform X2, with product MQMKLEKPNKKRKRSALPRFPLKPDSLVSFDTIPERKKQLEEYLYNLLNISLYRNHQDTINFLEVSHISFIAALGEKGKECLLKKRTGSTRAGQAGFNCCGCLTAGCCVRCSHFCSDVVWSKWRNRWFFVKETCFGYFRPKDGVLRSVVLFDQGFDISSGMYSTGMRNGLQIATNSRYLVIKHPTRRTAKEWMAYMKRVANDSARDFTLPNPHQSFAPSRPGMQAGWFVDGASYMSAVADALEGATEEIFITDWMLSPEIHMKRPALDGDYWRLDKILKRKAEQGIRIFVLLFKELDFALGINSYYSKQKLVEQHENIKVLRHPDHARAGILFWAHHEKLVIVDQTYAFVGGIDLCYGRWDDYKHRLTDLGSISSSNCSTANNTTVRKPSTVVELDGGGAVSNLMRASKNIAEATALDTVDRALPVLEPGNKLLIAAAQKLSQAPKSESEEIPENIKKDTPEMERKNIMGKIKDMGRDLKNMIILNENEGDQGLGAKSSSSSPGYLSEEEIQLRNNSTVESPQNANDKNQSGVTSPAPFQSKIVFELDGQAKLWIGKDYINFIVKDFSNLDMPYVDLVDRSTTVRMPWHDVATVVLGQAARDVSRHFIERWNAVKLEKCRENNQYPYLLPKSYNDIRVDSRFLDVQLHHVTCQVLRSASSWNCGFIEQDCVEQSIHEAYVQTISKAQHYIYIENQFFISLELGNPTVKNQIAEYLFKRIMRAYREKKVFRVYVVMPLLPGFEGDVGGASGISLRAITHWNYASICRGKNSILSRLYSAGIRNPFEYISFHSLRTHSSLNGVPVTELIYVHSKLLIADDRVVICGSANINDRSLLGKRDSEVCVMITDESFEEGHMNGDSYPCGVYAGKLRKYLFKEHLGLLENNTNRSPVDLSDPVIDSFWNGIWRWTSRKNTRLFDEIFRCIPSDNVQSFVMLKKFLEEKSLALTDPEGTQKALQRIEGNLVDLPLKFLCNEVLTPPGTSKEGIMPTYMWT from the exons ATGCAAATGAAGCTAGAAAAGCCAAATAAAAAGCGAAAGAGAAGTGCTCTCCCGCGATTTCCTTTGAAACCTGACTCTCTAGTGTCGTTCGATACCATTCCAGAACGTAAGAAGCAGCTGGAAGAATATCTCTATAATTTACTTAACATTTCACTATACCGAAACCACCAGGACACG ATCAATTTCCTCGAGGTGTCCCACATATCCTTCATTGCAGCTCTAGGTGAGAAGGGAAAGGAATGCTTACTAAAGAAACGAACTGGGTCCACCCGGGCTGGTCAGGCCGGGTTCAATTGCTGCGGTTGCTTAACGGCCGGATGTTGCGTGCGTTGCAGTCACTTTTGTTCGGACGTAGTCTGGAGTAAATGGCGAAATCGGTGGTTCTtcgtgaaggaaacttgtttcgggTACTTTCGTCCGAAGGACGGTGTGCTTCGTTCCGTGGTGCTTTTTGATCAGGGATTTGACATTTCCTCCGGAATGTACAGCACCGGGATGCGTAATGGACTGCAAATTGCGACTAATTCGAGGTATTTGGTGATCAAACATCCAACCCGGCGGACGGCAAAGGAATGGATGGCTTACATGAAACGGGTCGCGAATGATTCCGCAAGAGATTTCACTTTACCCAACCCGCACCAATCATTTGCACCGAGCCGACCGGGCATGCAGGCTGGCTGGTTTGTGGATGGTGCTAGCTACATGAGTGCCGTGGCGGATGCACTCGAAGGAGCCACGGAGGAGATTTTCATTACCGACTGGATGCTGAGTCCGGAGATTCATATGAAACGACCTGCCCTGGATGGGGATTATTGGCGCTTGGATAAGATTTTAAAGCGTAAGGCA GAACAAGGAATTAGGATTTTCGTTCTGCTTTTCAAAGAACTCGATTTCGCTCTAGGGATCAATAGCTACTATAGCAAGCAAAAACTAGTGGAGCAACATGAAAACATCAAG GTCCTCCGTCATCCCGATCATGCTCGAGCAGGCATCCTGTTTTGGGCACACCACGAAAAGCTGGTGATAGTGGATCAAACGTATGCTTTTGTGGGTGGCATTGATCTTTGCTACGGTCGCTGGGACGATTATAAACATCGGTTAACCGATTTGGGAAGCATTTCTAGTAGCAATTGCAGTACGGCAAATAACACCACCGTGCGGAAGCCATCGACTGTTGTCGAGCTGGATGGAGGAGGTGCGGTGTCTAATTTGATGAGAGCATCGAAGAACATTGCCGAAGCAACGGCTTTAGATACTGTTGACCGGGCTCTTCCGGTGTTGGAACCCGGTAACAAGCTGCTGATAGCGGCAGCACAGAAGCTATCTCAAGCGCCAAAGAGTGAAAGTGAGGAGATTCCTGAGAACATTAAGAAGGACACACCAGAAATGGAGAGGAAAAATATCATGGGGAAAATAAAGGACATGGGCCGAGATCTGAAGAATATGATAATATTAAACGAAAACGAAGGTGACCAGGGATTGGGAGCAAAGAGCAGCTCCAGTAGTCCGGGATATTTGTCTGAAGAAGAAATTCAACTAAGAAATAATTCAACGGTTGAATCCCCTCAAAACGCGAACGACAAAAACCAGAGCGGTGTAACGAGCCCTGCTCCATTTCAGagcaaaattgtttttgaacttgATGGTCAGGCCAAACTTTGGATTGGAAAGGACTATATTAATTTCATCGTGaaagatttctccaacttggatATGCCATATGTAG ATCTTGTTGACCGTTCAACTACTGTCCGTATGCCCTGGCACGATGTGGCTACCGTCGTTTTAGGTCAGGCTGCCCGTGATGTTTCTCGGCATTTTATTGAACGATGGAACGCAGTGAAGTTGGAGAAATGTCGAGAGAATAATCAGTATCCATATCTCTTGCCAAAAAGCTACAATGACATTCGGGTAGACAGTCGTTTTCTGGATGTCCAGCTACATCACGTAACTTGTCAAGTATTACGATCTGCTTCCAGCTGGAACTGCGGTTTCATTGAGCAGGATTGCGTTGAGCAAAGTATTCACGAGGCGTATGTGCAAACCATTTCAAAAGCGCAGCATTACATTTACATTGAAAATCAGTTCTTCATTAGTTTGGAGCTGGGTAATCCAACTGTGAAGAACCAGATCGCAGAATATTTATTTAAGAGGATAATGAGAGCGTACCGTGAGAAAAAGGTGTTCAGAGTGTACGTGGTTATGCCGCTTCTTCCAGGTTTCGAGGGAGATGTCGGGGGTGCCAGTGGAATCTCGTTACGGGCCATAACTCACTGGAACTATGCCTCCATATGCAG AGGAAAGAACTCGATACTGTCTCGACTGTACTCAGCCGGCATCAGGAACCCTTTCGAATATATTTCTTTCCATAGTTTACGAACACATTCATCGCTGAACGGTGTTCCAGTAACTGAATTGATTTACGTTCACTCTAAACTGCTGATAGCCGATGATCGAGTAGTTATTTGTGGATCGGCCAACATCAACGACCGGTCTCTGCTAGGAAAGAGAGATTCAGAAGTGTGCGTCATGATTACT GATGAAAGCTTCGAGGAAGGTCATATGAATGGCGATTCTTACCCGTGCGGAGTTTACGCTGGGAAATTGCGTAAATACTTATTCAAAGAACACTTAGGTCTGCTAGAAAACAATACCAACCGAAGTCCGGTTGATTTGTCCGATCCGGTGATTGATTCGTTCTGGAATGGAATTTGGCGATGGACTTCCCGAAAAAATACACGCCTATTCGATGAAATCTTCCGCTGTATACCGTCCGATAATGTGCAATCATTTGTTATGTTGAAAAAGTTTCTTGAAGAAAAGAGCCTAGCTCTAACGGATCCGGAGGGGACACAGAAGGCATTGCAGAGGATCGAAGGGAATTTGGTGGACTTACCGCTGAAATTTTTGTGCAATGAAGTACTGACACCGCCGGGGACAAGTAAGGAAGGTATTATGCCAACATACATGTGGACTTGA